A single Vulpes lagopus strain Blue_001 chromosome 3, ASM1834538v1, whole genome shotgun sequence DNA region contains:
- the CD74 gene encoding HLA class II histocompatibility antigen gamma chain isoform X1: MEDQRDLISNHEQLPMLGQRPGAPESKCSRGALYTGFSVLVALLLAGQATTAYFLYQQQGRLDKLTVTSQNLQLESLRMKLPKPPKPLSKMRVATPMMMQALPIQSLPQGPTQNATEYGNMTQDHVMHLLLEADPLKVYPKLKGSFPENLKHLKNTMETLDWKVFENWMYQWLLFEMSKNSLEKKSTEVPLKALTKCQEEVSRIPDVHPGTFRPQCDENGNYKPLQCYGSTGYCWCVFPNGTEVPHTRSHGHHNCSEPLDMEDLSSGLGMAK; encoded by the exons ATGGAAGACCAGCGCGACCTCATCTCCAACCATGAGCAGCTACCCATGCTGGGCCAGCGCCCTGGTGCCCCAGAGAG CAAGTGCAGCCGAGGAGCTCTGTACACAGGCTTTTCTGTCCTGGTGGCTCTGCTCCTGGCTGGCCAGGCCACCACGGCCTACTTCCTGTACCAGCAGCAGGGCCGGCTGGACAAGCTGACGGTCACCTCCCAGAACCTGCAGCTGGAGAGCCTGCGCATGAAGCTTCCCAAGC CTCCCAAGCCTTTGAGCAAGATGAGGGTGGCCACTCCCATGATGATGCAGGCGCTGCCCATTCAAAGCCTGCCCCAGGGG CCCACACAGAATGCCACCGAGTACGGCAACATGACACAGGACCACGTGATGCACCTGCTTCTG GAGGCGGACCCCCTGAAGGTGTACCCAAAGCTGAAGGGGAGCTTCCCAGAGAACCTGAAACACCTTAAGAACACCATGGAGACCCTGGATTGGAAG GTCTTTGAGAACTGGATGTATCAGTGGCTCCTGTTTGAAATGAGCAAGAACTCCCTGGAGAAGAAGAGCACTGAGGTTCCACTAAAAG CACTGACCAAGTGCCAGGAGGAGGTCAGCCGCATCCCCGATGTCCACCCTGGCACGTTCAGGCCCCAGTGCGACGAGAACGGCAACTATAAGCCGCTCCAGTGCTATGGGAGCACCGGCTACTGCTGGTGCGTCTTCCCCAACGGCACCGAGGTCCCCCACACCAGGAGCCACGGGCACCATAACTGCAGTG AGCCACTGGACATGGAAGACCTGTCATCTGGGCTGGGCATGGCCAAGTAG
- the CD74 gene encoding HLA class II histocompatibility antigen gamma chain isoform X2, which translates to MEDQRDLISNHEQLPMLGQRPGAPESKCSRGALYTGFSVLVALLLAGQATTAYFLYQQQGRLDKLTVTSQNLQLESLRMKLPKPPKPLSKMRVATPMMMQALPIQSLPQGPTQNATEYGNMTQDHVMHLLLEADPLKVYPKLKGSFPENLKHLKNTMETLDWKVFENWMYQWLLFEMSKNSLEKKSTEVPLKEPLDMEDLSSGLGMAK; encoded by the exons ATGGAAGACCAGCGCGACCTCATCTCCAACCATGAGCAGCTACCCATGCTGGGCCAGCGCCCTGGTGCCCCAGAGAG CAAGTGCAGCCGAGGAGCTCTGTACACAGGCTTTTCTGTCCTGGTGGCTCTGCTCCTGGCTGGCCAGGCCACCACGGCCTACTTCCTGTACCAGCAGCAGGGCCGGCTGGACAAGCTGACGGTCACCTCCCAGAACCTGCAGCTGGAGAGCCTGCGCATGAAGCTTCCCAAGC CTCCCAAGCCTTTGAGCAAGATGAGGGTGGCCACTCCCATGATGATGCAGGCGCTGCCCATTCAAAGCCTGCCCCAGGGG CCCACACAGAATGCCACCGAGTACGGCAACATGACACAGGACCACGTGATGCACCTGCTTCTG GAGGCGGACCCCCTGAAGGTGTACCCAAAGCTGAAGGGGAGCTTCCCAGAGAACCTGAAACACCTTAAGAACACCATGGAGACCCTGGATTGGAAG GTCTTTGAGAACTGGATGTATCAGTGGCTCCTGTTTGAAATGAGCAAGAACTCCCTGGAGAAGAAGAGCACTGAGGTTCCACTAAAAG AGCCACTGGACATGGAAGACCTGTCATCTGGGCTGGGCATGGCCAAGTAG